The nucleotide window tcaggATGTGAACATTCTAAGTGACAGTTAAACCTCATGCACCATACACGCTTGCACCTTCCCCACTAgttatcatttaattcaattttttccttaactttctgaagtatgctCATATATTCTCTTTGTAACTCAAGTATTAAGGCTTGATAGGAGGATTATAGCACTTTGTAGACATAAATTGTGATATTAAGATTACAGTATAAACTAGTGATTAGCATAGCTAACCTACAAGGAATTTACTTGAACCATAaagcaaataaaagcaaatattctttttcttctttttcttaacatTAGGTCATGGAACTAAAGGAGTATTTGAGCTTCTGTCTGGATGGCGGAGAACCAAAGAAAATCTGCCCTTCAAAGACAGGGTAGCAGATGCCTATTCTGATGTGATGGTCACCTATACCATGACCAGCTCCCTGTATTTCATCACCTTTGGCATGGGTGCCAGCCCATtcacaaacatagaggctgtcaAGATCTTCTGTCAGAACATGTGTGTCTCCATTCTGTTGAATTACTTctacattttttccttctttggctCCTGTCTGGTCTTTGCGGGCCAACTAGAGCAAAACCGTTACCACAGCATCTTCTGCTGTAAGATCCCGTCTGCAGAATACCTGGACCGCAAACCTGTGTGGTTCCAGACAGTGATGAGTGATGGGCATCAACAGACATCCCATCACGAGACGAACCCCTACCAGCACCACTTCATCCAGCACTTCCTCCGCGAACATTACAATGAATGGATCACCAATATCTATGTGAAGCCATTTGTTGTCATCCTCTATCTCATTTATGCCTCCTTCTCCTTCATGGGGTGCTTGCAGATCAGTGACGGAGCCAACATCATCAATCTACTAGCCAGTGACTCCCCAAGCATTTCCTATGCCATGGTTCAGCAAAAATATTTCAGCAACTATAGCCCTGTGATAGGATTCTATGTCTATGAACCCCTCGAGTACTGGAACAGCAGCGTCCAGGAGGACCTACGAAGACTCTGTAGTGGATTCACTGCAGTGTCCTGGGTGGAGCAGTACTACCAGTTCCTGAAAGTCAGCAATATCAGTGCCAATAACAAAAGTGACTTCATCAGTGTCCTAcaaagctcatttttaaaaaagccagaaTTCCAGCATTTTCGAAATGATATCATATTCTCCAAGGCAGGGGATGAAAACAACATCATTGCTTCTCGCTTGTATCTGGTAGCCAGGACTAGCAGAGACAAGCAGAAGGAAGTCATAGAAGTGTTGGAAAAGTTGAGGCCCCTGTCCCTCTCAAAGAGCATCCGATTCATTGTGTTCAATCCCTCATTTGTTTTCACGGATCATTACAGCTTATCTGTCACTGTGCCTGTTCTAATTGCAGGCTTTGGTGTTCTCCTGATGTTAATCCTGACTTTTTTCCTAGTGATCCATCCTCTGGGAAACTTCTGGCTAATTCTTAGTGTCACCTCAATTGAGCTGGGCGTTCTGGGATTAATGACATTATGGAACGTCGACATGGATTGCATTTCTATCTTGTGCCTTATCTACACTTTAAATTTTGCCATTGACCACTGTGCACCACTGCTTTACACGTTTGTATTAGCAACTGAGCACACCCGAACACAATGTATAAAAAGTTCCCTGCAAGAGCATGGGACAGCCATTTTGCAAAATGTTACTTCTTTTCTTATTGGGTTGGTTCCCCTCCTATTTGTGCCTTCAAACCTGACCTTCACACTGTTCAAATGCTTGCTGCTCACAGGGGGTTGCACACTTCTGCACTGTTTTGTTATTTTACCTGTGTTCCTAACCTTTTTCCCCCCTTCCAAAAAGCACCACAAGAAAAAGAAACGTGCCAAacgaaaggagagagaagaaattgaATGCATAGAAATTCAAGAGAACCCTGATCATGTCACCACAGTCTGAGGGGGTGTAGACTaatggattatttttcttttccagtatTGCACAATGATGCAGGGCGAGTTAAGCTCAGACCTCAGCTGCTTGGGCTGGCCAGGGGTAACAAGGCAAGTCAGAGCACGAGTGCATTACTCATGACACATCCAAGTGTCTGCTTCTTGGGGGGAAGAGGGAATAAACACGAGGGGGGAAGTTCTTTGCACCCTTGTTCTCCACAAAGGATAAGTTTCTGGACATGATCTTAGAGCTTTTCCAAGGAATTGACAAATCAAATGGAATGTTAAGGTAGAAGGGCAAAAGAACcaactacttttaaaaagaaaatgattaggAGAGATGGAATAGAGAAGAAATGTGGGCCGCCAAACAGGGGAAAAGACATAGGAAATGTCAAAATCACCATGGcactttccttgtttgttttttgaagacTGGTCAAAGGAAACCTATGCACTTGGGAAGTACGTATTTAATCTTGTCTAAACCAAAGGTCTTCCCAATCCATTTTATGtgtacataaatatgtatatatgctttatatacatatacttatatTTGTCTTTAGTGTACATTGACATTTGTATGGAGGAAGGTGTCCATTTGCAGATAGGCTGGCCTTTCTCTAAAGAGTCACATCAGCCTTAGCCAAATATTTAGACTCACTGATGTCCATTCAAAATCAATTCAAGTGTCTCTGCAGCAACAGCATTGTTCAACTGTGTAATAAACAATGGTGTGGGTTCATTTGATGATACATATCATACTGTCATTGAGACTTGCTTTGGATgatgtatcaaaaaaaaaaactcaaaaggcACTTGAATTAATTACCACATGGACAAGGTTTAAATTATCATGTTAAAACTAAATAGTTGATATGGTTTTTCATtggcttttaatatttttcagtatttggAGGGCTGATAAGGCTACCATCAAAGAGCTCAACCACCTGCAAATGAGCACTT belongs to Oryctolagus cuniculus chromosome 5, mOryCun1.1, whole genome shotgun sequence and includes:
- the PTCHD4 gene encoding patched domain-containing protein 4 isoform X1 is translated as MCFLRRPGAPASWIWWRMLRQVLRRGLQSFCHRLGLCVSRHPVFFLTVPAVLTITFGLSALNRFQPEGDLERLVAPSHSLAKIERSLASSLFPLDQSKSQLYSDLHTPGRYGRVILLSPPGDNILLQAEGILQTHRAVLEMKVNHKGYNYTFSHLCVLRNQDKKCVLDDIISVLEDLRQAAVSNKTTARVQVRYPNTKLKDGRNSFIGHQLGGVVEVPNSKDQRVKSARAIQITYYLQTYGSATQDLIGEKWENEFCKLMRKLQEEHQELQLYSLASFSLWRDFHKTSILARSKVLVSLVLILTTATLSSSMKDCLRSKPFLGLLGVLTVCISIITAAGIFFITDGKYNSTLLGIPFFAMGHGTKGVFELLSGWRRTKENLPFKDRVADAYSDVMVTYTMTSSLYFITFGMGASPFTNIEAVKIFCQNMCVSILLNYFYIFSFFGSCLVFAGQLEQNRYHSIFCCKIPSAEYLDRKPVWFQTVMSDGHQQTSHHETNPYQHHFIQHFLREHYNEWITNIYVKPFVVILYLIYASFSFMGCLQISDGANIINLLASDSPSISYAMVQQKYFSNYSPVIGFYVYEPLEYWNSSVQEDLRRLCSGFTAVSWVEQYYQFLKVSNISANNKSDFISVLQSSFLKKPEFQHFRNDIIFSKAGDENNIIASRLYLVARTSRDKQKEVIEVLEKLRPLSLSKSIRFIVFNPSFVFTDHYSLSVTVPVLIAGFGVLLMLILTFFLVIHPLGNFWLILSVTSIELGVLGLMTLWNVDMDCISILCLIYTLNFAIDHCAPLLYTFVLATEHTRTQCIKSSLQEHGTAILQNVTSFLIGLVPLLFVPSNLTFTLFKCLLLTGGCTLLHCFVILPVFLTFFPPSKKHHKKKKRAKRKEREEIECIEIQENPDHVTTV
- the PTCHD4 gene encoding patched domain-containing protein 4 isoform X2, translated to MRRPGAPASWIWWRMLRQVLRRGLQSFCHRLGLCVSRHPVFFLTVPAVLTITFGLSALNRFQPEGDLERLVAPSHSLAKIERSLASSLFPLDQSKSQLYSDLHTPGRYGRVILLSPPGDNILLQAEGILQTHRAVLEMKVNHKGYNYTFSHLCVLRNQDKKCVLDDIISVLEDLRQAAVSNKTTARVQVRYPNTKLKDGRNSFIGHQLGGVVEVPNSKDQRVKSARAIQITYYLQTYGSATQDLIGEKWENEFCKLMRKLQEEHQELQLYSLASFSLWRDFHKTSILARSKVLVSLVLILTTATLSSSMKDCLRSKPFLGLLGVLTVCISIITAAGIFFITDGKYNSTLLGIPFFAMGHGTKGVFELLSGWRRTKENLPFKDRVADAYSDVMVTYTMTSSLYFITFGMGASPFTNIEAVKIFCQNMCVSILLNYFYIFSFFGSCLVFAGQLEQNRYHSIFCCKIPSAEYLDRKPVWFQTVMSDGHQQTSHHETNPYQHHFIQHFLREHYNEWITNIYVKPFVVILYLIYASFSFMGCLQISDGANIINLLASDSPSISYAMVQQKYFSNYSPVIGFYVYEPLEYWNSSVQEDLRRLCSGFTAVSWVEQYYQFLKVSNISANNKSDFISVLQSSFLKKPEFQHFRNDIIFSKAGDENNIIASRLYLVARTSRDKQKEVIEVLEKLRPLSLSKSIRFIVFNPSFVFTDHYSLSVTVPVLIAGFGVLLMLILTFFLVIHPLGNFWLILSVTSIELGVLGLMTLWNVDMDCISILCLIYTLNFAIDHCAPLLYTFVLATEHTRTQCIKSSLQEHGTAILQNVTSFLIGLVPLLFVPSNLTFTLFKCLLLTGGCTLLHCFVILPVFLTFFPPSKKHHKKKKRAKRKEREEIECIEIQENPDHVTTV
- the PTCHD4 gene encoding patched domain-containing protein 4 isoform X3; this translates as MCFLRRPGAPASWIWWRMLRQVLRRGLQSFCHRLGLCVSRHPVFFLTVPAVLTITFGLSALNRFQPEGDLERLVAPSHSLAKIERSLASSLFPLDQSKSQLYSDLHTPGRYGRVILLSPPGDNILLQAEGILQTHRAVLEMKDGRNSFIGHQLGGVVEVPNSKDQRVKSARAIQITYYLQTYGSATQDLIGEKWENEFCKLMRKLQEEHQELQLYSLASFSLWRDFHKTSILARSKVLVSLVLILTTATLSSSMKDCLRSKPFLGLLGVLTVCISIITAAGIFFITDGKYNSTLLGIPFFAMGHGTKGVFELLSGWRRTKENLPFKDRVADAYSDVMVTYTMTSSLYFITFGMGASPFTNIEAVKIFCQNMCVSILLNYFYIFSFFGSCLVFAGQLEQNRYHSIFCCKIPSAEYLDRKPVWFQTVMSDGHQQTSHHETNPYQHHFIQHFLREHYNEWITNIYVKPFVVILYLIYASFSFMGCLQISDGANIINLLASDSPSISYAMVQQKYFSNYSPVIGFYVYEPLEYWNSSVQEDLRRLCSGFTAVSWVEQYYQFLKVSNISANNKSDFISVLQSSFLKKPEFQHFRNDIIFSKAGDENNIIASRLYLVARTSRDKQKEVIEVLEKLRPLSLSKSIRFIVFNPSFVFTDHYSLSVTVPVLIAGFGVLLMLILTFFLVIHPLGNFWLILSVTSIELGVLGLMTLWNVDMDCISILCLIYTLNFAIDHCAPLLYTFVLATEHTRTQCIKSSLQEHGTAILQNVTSFLIGLVPLLFVPSNLTFTLFKCLLLTGGCTLLHCFVILPVFLTFFPPSKKHHKKKKRAKRKEREEIECIEIQENPDHVTTV